A window of Campylobacter ureolyticus contains these coding sequences:
- a CDS encoding OmpA family protein, giving the protein MEVFLGMVVVIFGLTIGVEKSEILLLDSGKPSAIIIQTKDKNTTLNSTNSYMEISNVKAFESKKKTLKEEEVKKRYYTLLKDGVIPPKSYILYFTDGSNLTESSAKKISEIRQTIKDRTPCNVSIIGHADTYGSDKINEKVSLDRAQSISKNFKDLNISKLEIVSFGEKNLLIKTKDGVIEPKNRRVEIQIR; this is encoded by the coding sequence ATGGAAGTTTTCCTAGGAATGGTTGTAGTTATTTTTGGTCTTACCATAGGAGTTGAAAAAAGTGAGATTTTACTTTTAGATAGTGGTAAGCCATCAGCTATAATCATTCAAACAAAAGATAAAAACACGACTTTGAATTCCACAAATTCGTATATGGAAATCTCAAACGTTAAAGCATTTGAAAGCAAGAAAAAAACCCTTAAAGAAGAGGAGGTAAAAAAAAGATACTATACTTTGCTAAAAGATGGTGTTATACCACCAAAGTCATATATTCTGTATTTTACAGATGGCTCAAATTTAACTGAAAGCTCAGCTAAAAAAATAAGCGAAATAAGACAAACTATTAAAGACAGAACACCTTGCAATGTTTCAATTATCGGACATGCAGATACTTATGGAAGTGATAAAATCAATGAAAAAGTATCGCTCGATAGAGCACAAAGTATTTCTAAAAATTTTAAAGATTTAAATATCTCAAAACTTGAAATAGTTTCTTTTGGAGAAAAAAATCTTTTAATAAAAACAAAAGATGGTGTTATTGAGCCAAAAAATAGAAGAGTGGAAATTCAGATACGATAA
- a CDS encoding CHASE2 domain-containing protein: MKKIFIIFIFFSIICGFFIRNSSFLPLLDYQIYDLIKPKLNLDRSNSVVVVEIDEKSLEIFGQWPWSRILVAKLVQEILLSKPAAFGMDVIFSEKDRTSLDEIKNFYKDSLNLDLNTSKIPAPLLDNDKF; encoded by the coding sequence ATGAAAAAAATTTTTATAATATTTATATTTTTTTCTATAATTTGCGGATTTTTCATAAGAAACAGTAGTTTTTTACCTTTGCTTGATTATCAAATTTATGATCTTATAAAGCCAAAGTTAAATTTAGACAGATCAAACTCAGTTGTCGTTGTTGAGATTGATGAAAAAAGCTTAGAAATATTTGGTCAGTGGCCTTGGAGTAGAATTTTAGTTGCAAAACTTGTGCAAGAGATACTACTTTCAAAACCTGCAGCTTTTGGAATGGATGTTATATTTTCAGAAAAAGATAGAACTTCCTTAGATGAAATTAAAAATTTTTATAAAGATTCACTAAATTTGGATTTAAATACAAGCAAAATTCCAGCTCCATTATTAGATAATGATAAATTTTAG
- a CDS encoding HD domain-containing phosphohydrolase translates to MKSNLTFENIDKIDDLICSYESLNALAKANGFINARAFSDGVLRYTNLFFYYKNSLVPSFSVAMLMQVDPNLTLLKDEKNRGLKVKFLEKEVKLNDKAKALNEIYPKNKFKTFSASDVLLERVDKSEFSGKFVLFGATALGLNDHFVSSGGKIRSGIFYHASLIENFLTNSLVSQPNFYKDLNFYLSVLVLVLLAFVIVRYGYLPSFFVFVLLTVIAFVSAEIKLKSGVYISIGYIIIPVFIIFLFFTLLMTFYGFWEKKNFLKELEEAHSSAIDGMITVVEGKDRETGGHILRTREYVRVLAEYLRKKGIYNFSPTFIKVLCQAVPLHDIGKVAIPDNILNKNGSLDEKEWEVMKKHVIYGKEIIQKAKMRSSGKNLFLNAATNIAYTHHEKWDGSGYPQGLKGDEIPIEGRLMAIADVYDALTSKRVYKEKFSYEKAENMIISESGTHFDPTLIKAFIDLKSEFRKIAQKYED, encoded by the coding sequence ATAAAATCAAACCTTACCTTTGAAAATATAGATAAAATAGATGATTTAATTTGTAGTTATGAGTCCCTAAATGCTCTTGCTAAGGCAAATGGCTTTATAAATGCAAGAGCCTTTAGTGATGGAGTGTTGCGTTATACAAATCTATTTTTTTATTATAAAAACAGTCTTGTTCCATCTTTTAGTGTTGCTATGCTTATGCAAGTTGATCCAAATTTAACTCTTTTAAAAGATGAGAAAAATAGGGGTTTAAAAGTTAAATTTTTAGAAAAAGAAGTTAAACTAAATGACAAAGCAAAGGCTTTAAACGAAATTTATCCAAAAAATAAATTTAAAACATTTTCGGCCTCTGATGTACTTTTAGAGAGAGTTGATAAGAGTGAATTTAGTGGAAAATTTGTTCTATTTGGAGCCACTGCACTTGGCTTAAATGATCACTTTGTAAGTTCTGGAGGAAAGATAAGATCTGGTATTTTTTACCATGCATCTTTAATAGAAAATTTTCTAACCAACTCACTTGTTAGTCAGCCAAATTTTTATAAAGATTTAAATTTTTATTTAAGCGTGTTAGTGTTAGTATTGCTTGCTTTTGTGATAGTTAGATATGGCTATTTGCCTTCTTTTTTTGTTTTTGTTCTACTAACTGTTATAGCTTTTGTTAGTGCAGAGATTAAGTTAAAAAGTGGGGTCTATATTTCGATTGGATATATTATAATTCCAGTTTTTATAATATTTTTATTTTTTACCTTATTAATGACTTTTTATGGTTTTTGGGAAAAAAAGAACTTTTTAAAAGAGCTTGAAGAAGCACACAGTTCAGCAATAGATGGTATGATAACAGTTGTTGAAGGAAAGGACAGAGAAACTGGTGGGCATATTTTAAGAACTAGAGAGTATGTTAGAGTTCTAGCGGAGTATTTAAGAAAAAAAGGAATTTATAATTTTAGTCCAACTTTTATAAAAGTTTTATGCCAAGCTGTTCCACTTCATGATATCGGAAAAGTTGCAATTCCTGATAATATTTTAAACAAAAATGGAAGCCTTGATGAAAAAGAGTGGGAGGTAATGAAAAAACATGTAATTTATGGAAAAGAGATAATTCAAAAGGCAAAAATGAGATCGAGTGGAAAAAATCTTTTTTTAAATGCTGCCACAAATATAGCCTATACTCACCATGAAAAATGGGATGGAAGTGGCTATCCACAAGGCTTAAAAGGAGATGAAATACCAATTGAAGGACGCTTGATGGCAATAGCAGATGTGTATGATGCGCTAACTTCAAAAAGAGTCTATAAAGAAAAATTTAGCTATGAAAAAGCTGAAAATATGATAATAAGCGAAAGTGGGACACATTTTGATCCAACTTTAATAAAGGCTTTTATAGATTTAAAATCTGAGTTTAGAAAAATTGCTCAAAAATATGAAGACTAG